From the Vanacampus margaritifer isolate UIUO_Vmar chromosome 14, RoL_Vmar_1.0, whole genome shotgun sequence genome, the window aatatttttttttccatttaaaaaaaaccccaaattttccggtttttttttcgtaatattttttttcaggctgtttttctaaaaaactgaaaaaaatattcggaaaaacagaaaaataaatgaataaatactcaaaaacaaagcttcccccaaaaatttgtcagaagaacaggattttttttgtcaagtgaatgcaatacgctttcgAATATTTGCTTAAAGGCTTGaattccaaactttttccttggAAGGCTGCATACAGAAAAAGCCCACTTTGACATTGTCTGACTATACTAAACATTCTAAAATCAATCACTCAAGCAATTCTGTAAAGTTGGGTATCTTTCATGGTTTTGGGATGACACAGTCCTGTATCCCACTATAATAAATCCACATTCAGAATCAAAGCAGGATTAATCAATAATAAGGTAACACTAGCTACTTTTAAAGCAGTGTTTACTAACACTgtcagcaagatgaattctcgctcCCGCCAGTCACGtgtatatatgactggatagccgatagccatACACGCCAGTGCAACCCGTTGAAGTCACAGTGCGGCCATCTTGTGAGGTGGGGTGGGtggtcataaaaaataaaataaataacaagtggatggtatgtgctgctttgaagaccccctttttcttttatcactcagttccttagaacccaatattagatttagcagaggcatcttttgttgaattacagttataattctttaataaaaaatatacaagtttcctcctgtactAAACATCAtgaagcatataatttatacatgatttaaggcaagtggtaaaatgtctgaagtcctcttgtttatgtttaacaaatttaaaacatcataaatcatgctgttttactaagtactgtctcaaatgttctccaattttcgatactgtaaatgtatatgatcgtatgccgagaaacgtttcttgggaggagcaatatggcgacCTTGCGacctcaaaagtcttggcctatcggctatccagtcatttATATAGATCAGtggctcccgctgatacgtttgcagccgatCTTTTTTTGATCGGAACAATCAGgcgtgaatcacaattatctaCAGTATTTTTATCTGGTTGGAGGTTAGTGTTTACTTGAGGATCTTAGTTCATCATTGATCTATGTTCTCAAACCTCAAGACAGACAGCAGAAAATTGAGGAAAAGatttttgcttctgaaactTAAAGGGATGCTTAACACTAAATAAactctttttttgctgataaactgtataaatgggtgtctactaatgctgtctacatatctttgtgattattttgacattttgttgaaagATAGAATTTTGGAGAAAATTCAGGTTGAACACAATTtgtctgtttgtcctctcattggaCGAGAAGGGATTTATTACGTCACTTCTTGAATATGACGTAGCCCACACGCTCagtctcgtacacgcctccttagcGAGTTGGAGGAGTAGCGTTATGCAAACATCTTTATATTGATTTTCAAGttagtgatttattagcatagcatttggttcatttttttttagcatagctTGTCatagtataaaaaatatttggataGTAGCGttcactgctgctgtcaatcCTAATCAcaaccctctccccattcgcaaGCCCtcaagaattttattttatttttttaaataaatgctatGGACCGTTTGCACATGGACGATGGACAACAAATGGCCCCCAGGTCATAGTTTGAACACCACTGgcttaaataatacagtacaaagATGCAACATATGAAATAGTCATTGAAACTTACAAATTTATATAACATCTACAAGGCTACCGTGCCACCACCGAAAACGCTGtaacaactaaaataaataaataaataaataaaataccaatACTGTAGTAATTTAGTTACAATAAAATGATGAATGAAATACAAACCTCATAAAATGAAGTCAAACAATATTAAgaagttccatccatccattttcttggccgcttttcctcactagggtcgcgggggtgctggagcctatcccagctggcttcgggcagtaggcgggttacaccctgaactggttgtcagccaatcgcagggcataataataataataataataataataataaataagttaaattaaaacaataaatgataatagcacacacacacacacacacacacatatatatgatatatatgatatatatatgatatgatgATTTTTGTAGCTGaggtaaacaaaagaaaaagaaaaaattgttttgtaaaacatttgaattattttgttttaatgataagataataattaattattatgatttttgtaattatttataatttatttccgtacaatttattaattaattacttaaatacaaattttgtgTATTTGCACAACTTTTATTATACTACTTATTTACTGAATTATTGATCATAAATCAATCCAGACATTATAGAAAATGAATAAcataaaaaactataaatacatcttaattaaagttttttttttgtctaaatgaatagcaaccccccccccaaaaaaatttacaaTAAGAAAAATTACACTATCATATTGTACTTTCTGTAGTAAcctaattaaatagaatgtcaaTAACTGAACAGTCTTTGCCACATTTTGTTTCAATTCAAACGACAATATGCTGCTCCTTCTGATGTGTGCACTTTGACCCCATGGGGGCAGTATTATACAAACATTACAGAAGATGGTCACGAGTTACTGCTCTGTAAACTGCAATGATATTGTTCTGCGCAAAAGATAATGAATTTATGTCAATGAGTATTGTTACATTATCTTGGGTTTAATAACGCAGAtatatggttgttttaaatacagtaaacaacGTGCAATTccctttgttttatgttaagcTTTACATTAAACTTCAACTAGGAGTGGCGCTACCATAAAATGCTCCTAGATCAGAATTTTGttctcaagtcaaagcaaaattgGTCGAATGATGGCTCATGTCTCAAAAGACTTTCCTGAACACTtaaagacaaaaacatgttcATTAACAGATGGAGGCAGCAGTTAATGCttgtcccttaaaaaaaaaagtcaatgaatTTATGAGGATGTGTTGGTGCTTTTCATACTATTCCAGACGTTGCTGCTCTGTGCACTCCCTGCAGGGTAACAAAGGTGGCGTGAGTGCAAGGATGAGCGTGTTTGGACACCCCGTGTGCTTCCTCAACTGTCATCTACCCGCTCACATGAGGAACCTGGAGCAGAGGATGGAGGACTTTGAGAGCatcctgcagcagcagcagtttgAAGGCGGGGCTGCCACCGGCGTGCTGGATCACGAGTGGGTGGattttgttaagaaaaaaacacatgagaaaacaacagaaaatgtttgaataCTATAAggaatattttcagtttttttagcgTCGTGTTTTGGTTCGGCGATTTAAATTTCCGAATTGAGGACTATGACATCCATGTGGTGAAGTGTGCGATTGACAGCAATAAGTTTCCTCTACTGTGGGAGCGAGATCAGGTgaggatcttcatcatcatcattttgatGCGTTCTTTACGTGGAGCAGTATTGTGTATATGACCTGGTATGAgctttatcttttgttttttttactcagctCAACATGGCTAAAAGCACAGAATCCATCCTGGAAGGCTTCTTGGAGGGTCCACTGAAATTCCCGCCTACATATAAGTTTGATGTGGGCACACACACCTATGACACAAGGTCTGCCCTTCATCAATCGGATGGATCAGAATCTTACCCTTTCATCTAACcgccatttttttatgtttccacATGTGGTTCAGCGCTAAAAAGAGGAAGCCCGCGTGGACCGATCGTATCCTCTGGCGCCTCCGCCGCACCGGCTCCCCCGTTCCTACCCACAATGCAGCACTTCAGAGGGGTCTGACCTCCTGGCTGGGTGGTGCCACCAAAGTGACGCAGCACACTTATGAGAGCCACATGGGATTCACCGTCAGTGATCACAAGCCTGTGTCGGCCATGTTTTCCCTGCATGTGAGTGAATATGTCACCTATTTGCtatgatgtttttgtttattaaaatttGATTGCTTTATAAATTAAATTTCAGTATTAGGAGTAGTACATACattcgcatttttttttttttttagctgttcatgtgcagtaattttttttcctaaattattatttaagcacagttttgtttattttccaatatttaagcgcaatgttcaaactgtgtattacttttttaggaataaaaccttTTGAGGGACACTTAGGCCTATAGCACTTCTGTGTTTTAAAGTTAGTCATGATGGTTGtactctgttttttttcttctaaagtcagaattttccaaGACTAACATAGGGAGAATGAAGCGGGAATTTCATGAGgacaaagtcagaatttaatGATTAAGTTGTAGCTTTATGACAATAAATCTACAACTTAATCAGTAAAGGTGTAATgtaagagaaaaaataataataataataaagttgtaatgtcagaaaagaaaaaatgtaaaaataaaaaaaaaagtgaaaaagtgtaattaatgagaataaagttggaaCTTGCcgtaaataaagttgaaatatCAGGAGCAAATTAgccacagaaaacaaaaaaaagaagaaaaaaagtcgcaatttacaagaaaaaaggcGTGCCTTTACGagaatattgtgaaatattaGGATAAAAGTTTGAATTCCAGAAGTTGTAAAACTATGAGGAAAAAATATGATTACCAGTATTACTAATATTTTatcattacagtacagtattgtaatattactctttttctttttaatagggatgttcataccacttttttttagacctttcgagtacaagtactcaaatcttgattaGCCACTTATACCAAGTATTATGGTACTAATAGTACTTTAGATAATAACCCGAaatgggatttcgacccattcattcctatgggggatttcgatccattcattcctatgggggatttcgacccattcattcctatgggggattttgatccattcattcctatggaggatttcggaaaaaaaagttgttgttttttaatggttttgtttacttaatgttgcagctttatttatgaatttttcTTCTGTGTGGTAGTTCCCATTCCGGGTGGACATGCCTCTGGTGGAGTTGCAGGCCAACAAAGAATGCTTCAAAGTCTCCGATGCCACAGTTAAGTTCACATTTGTGTCCAATTATCATCGCAGCTCATGGGACTGGGTAGCAATATACAAGGTAAGAAGCTTTGTTCTGTACAGTATTTCCATTTGATTGCCTGTGTTGTCACCTAACAACATTTACATCTGCACACAGGTTGGATTCAGACACCACAAAGATTACCAAGCGTATGTGTGGGCCAAGGGGGAACATTCAGGGCAGGTGGGTCGCATAttaattttcataataatttccATAATAATTTTCATGGATTTAGGGATCATGTCTGTCCCCACTTTCCAGGTGTCTTTTTCAGAGGAGGACTTTGCAAGAGAGGATTGTGAATACATCCTTGGCTTCTACAGTCATAATATGAACAGCATTGTTGGATTGTCAACAAACATCCAGGTATAGTGTATTGCTATTACACCAATTAATGCCCTTTCTAAAAAGGATCcacgactgtaatgacaagtttgctctatattatttatttggttgttactgacATAACtaggagattcatttttcaaaaatcatttccagttattttatttggacgtacgccgccattgttatttacgtcgcaacgcattcagtgcgtagtggtTTAGTGAATGGCGCCGGAAAGCAAATAAAttctccgtagcgttcctaaagggtctggtgaatgacgagagcacggcgtggagGATGGTGACTCTCCCAATCACGTagtgtttctttaggaacgatacggaggcttaccttgctttctttatagacgtttcacattgctcggcagcgACAGGCCGCCATtatacgtcactacgcactgaatgcgttgcgacgtaaataacaatgtccaaataaagtttctacaagtGTATTAACCCCTGgccgttatttgtccattttctggcatttttatgcttttctgtttttcatcaaagaaaaagcatttgaaaaaaatacactagggacctgaaaTTTCACCAAGATTGTTAAaacatgtagaagttcaaattggcgccatgctgtaatttataactattaccaaacaggaggaggagattcacacgaagttgttgtaataatgccggattttggctcattgacttcCATTATAAAtgacagtttttgatatgctataaacctgatgtgttataatgcattttccgtgattactgatgcaatcgcttttttgatgagtcataaacatgaaaatagttatctcacttcaaaggaaatgccttatttaggcaaaattacaagagttttgtgctattcagaaaaataccattgtgaaaaactgggcatgcataaaaaaattctattgttatgacttatgaccttgtttgagccacAGCCCGTCAGCGCACCGTTCGGACAGCTCCGAGATAAGCTCGGAAGACGACAGCACCCTCGTCCTGCTGGCTCCGAACTCCCGCAGCCCGAGTCCCAAACCCATTAAGCATCATCACTGCCGTCACCGGCGCAGCCGCAGCCCCGCCGTGCCGGCTCTCTCGTCcaaccccctcccctccctgcaAGGCCTCAGCCTGTGTCCCCTGCCCAAAGAGACAGGTAGCCGCTCACCGTGTAGCGCCTCTAGAAAGGAACGACTCTTTTCCACCGGCTCTTTGTCGTCCCCGGCCGTCAGCCCGCTCAGTCCCCGGAGCCCTGTGTCTCCGGGCAGTGGGGTTACGGCACCGGAGGCCCTGATTGCCGCCATGTTAGGGGACCATAGGCCTGCTCAGGTGAGCCCCACGGGACTCAAGCAGCTTGGACATGCAGGGAGAAACAAGCCTTCATAGAGGAGATGGATCTGGACTGAATGTAATGCGTGCAACCTTGCAATTCTCTCTTTCCGAAGTGTTTCTCTGGGATTGACATCCCTCTGACAAGTGCTTTTATAGGCTCACGAGCTCCAATGTGtagaaacacacacattgaaTGTGAGGCCAAATATGCAGGCAAGTCAAAATCAATCAGGTgtattggatgtgtgtgttggAGATGGTGTGTGTGTAGGCCTCTTTGTCTCAAACCAAGTTGTGCATTTGGATTTAGgttcatttcaaatgtaaacatagTTGTTGGTCGGTTTTCATAACATTAatcaaatttaacatttaattaattgaataagtCAAGTGGTACagaagatggatgaatggatggaattGCAACTTGGAGAGCAAACTATTAGAGTAGGGGTGGGCAAAATTTCTGACCGAATCAAAACGTTCCAACTTTAAATTGTTCCGCTTCTTGTGTATCTAATGAGGTGtctaaaatgatcaaaatgtcAGTTACACCCTGGATTCTCATGTGTCTCGTGATTAGGTACGCTCCGGATTTTTGTGTGCGGGAGTCCCAAATGGGACGGCCacattggccaaaacattaggtacgccGCAGATTCTCGTGTGTTGCCGTCCCCTTGGGGCAGACATaatggccaaaacattaggtacacgcTGGATTCTTGTGATTAGGCATCCCCAATGGTCCTCTCGTACCCTAATACATACCaccaaaaatatcaaaataaaaacccaaaattaagatttttttttaacctattcaAACATTTCCAACtttaaatggtacttcatttacatatacagtatagcgtttttccaccttacaaggccctcaaagcgctttacattcgactactcattcacctactgatgacgcagcatcaggagcagctgggggttcagtgtcttgctcaaggatacttcggcagggtcacaatggcatgggagcGAACCCACAACCCCCCGGGTTGgtagatgaccactctaccagtGAGCCACACAcaatgtcaaaatttcaaaagattttttcctctaattttaactttttttttgactgattcAAAAACAATTCTTACTTTAAACTGTTCCGCTTATCCCGAccacatttttacatttcaaaataaaagccaaaattacaactttttttcctcctataatttcttcttttgttttggactgattcaaaccattccattaTCAATATGCTCAGCTCATTGTATAAGGAGGGTTTCTCCATTTTCTTTCCACATGTGAGACATGTCTGTCAGCTGTTGTCCATTGATTTGAATGTAAGTGTGAATGATCGTTTGTCCATATGTGTTGAGTGCAAAGTGTGTAGAGTGTATCAAATGCAAACAAGACATGTGTTGCAAAAAGCGGGCCTATAATCAGCAGTAGACAGAAAACAAACTGTTGGCACCATCCATTAACGCAAAGCCAGGGAAAGTCTTTCTGGAGGACTGCACTCAAACCCAGCATCAACAAAAGTTCAATTCAGCAGATGCTTCAGAAAGTGATAAAGCTTTGTACAAACTTCAGGTTGTTGAGCATCATAATATTCCACAACCTGAAGTTGGTCGATTCAATTTCTTAGTgtaatttgacagaaaaaaatcttgCCAGGTGGCAGGTTTGCAACGCTGCTTCGATGTCGATTGATGTTCCAAGGATCATACTGATGGATGGCCTCACATTTATCCGAACTATACCTGaaattaaatagaataaaaagaccctttgtatatacagtacatgtactgAGAATCTTCAcagacataaagaaaaaaaatctaaagggCCTTGGTGGGCAGCCTGCATGTCACCGTTGGCCCCCTAAGCTTTGTGTTTACATGCGCACACCCATCTGCGCCACATGGTAGCACTAGCAACTTAATAGGCTGGACTCCACATAGGCCACTCCTGCCGCCACACATGAAACAACCGAGGCAGTCCAACTAGTTTGCAGATCACTTCCAGCGGCGGGTCGCCTGAAGCACAACGCAGAGTGGTCGTTTGGGTTTTAGCGTGAGTCGGAACAGCATACACAGGCTGCGTGTTTGGTTAAATCGACCATATTGTAAGGAGGCTATCCGAACGTCTAGCTTGTTAGCTAAACAGTGTTAAAGATGAACGGCCAGCTGAACGGTTTCCATAACAACTCGCCCGTCTACGACGACTGCTTCCTCTTCACGTCCGAATCCGTAGGAGAAGGACATCCCGGTGAGTTTGAAACGCTATTATTAAATTTTACAATAAAGtaaatcaataataaaacatGATCACCAATGAGTTTGATAGCGCCTCGTTTCAAGTGCGCGAGACAAGTGTGGCGTCTCTTTTAATTAGTGAGGCATGGAGTTTTTATGCTTCTTGTCATGCGTTTGCAACATTTAGAaggactttttattattattattattattatttaactcaCTCACTTTCATCAAACCATCCGCGGTGGCAACAcggctgttagctagctagttggaTACGAAAGGTAAATGTCAATCACAAAAACGTAGTTAAATTGAATATATTACAACTTTTCGTCGGGCTAATTTGTTTAAGTGGTTCAGCAATCGCGGTCTATGTACGAGACATACATATTTAGTTGAGTTCAAGGGGATTTATAAGCGTTTGAATGGCGTTGCAACATCTCCCAGCCTCACTTCCGGTCTCGCCAATCATCGGCAGGTTCGTATCCGGTTAGCGTTCTGCTCCATTCGTAACGACAGGAAAATGACAATTCTTGTAATGTGAAACACAATATGTgatatttttctatttgttacaagtattgttattataattgcaatgtttatttaaaaaaaataaaatgtagtatGTGCTTTATGTTTGATCTTATCTACAGATATTTGGTCTTTGAAGGGTCAGTCCTTGGATGCGTTTTGTTCAGCCTACCCTTGGATCAAATTGAATTATCTCATGTGGTTAAGCAGTTGACAGTTGACACGCATCCAAGCAATGTCCCCAAGTGACTACAATTAAATTAAGGTGTTGTGTAAACTGGATGTACTGGATGAACCAAAATTACCTTGAActcaaccaaaacaaaataaataaatataaagaaaagaGCATTGCTGTTAGTAAACACTTtagtcacattttaaaaaccaaacaaaaataaagaccaAGTCCGAAGTCCTGGTCTGCTGATACATTTGgatcaatcaaatcaaatcaaccaCTAAAACAGCTTTTTACCGTCTGAAAAACATATCCAGATTAAAGGGTTGCATGTTCCAAGCAAGCCAAGAGAAGCTTATCCATCCTTTTATCTCCAGTAGACTTGATTATTGTAATGGTCTTCTGACTGGACTCCCTCAAATAAGCATCAAACAGCTACAGCTCTCTCAGAACAGTGCACCCTGGGTTATGACCAGCCTAGATAAGAACATATTATTCCAATTGTAAAGGCTCTTTACACTGGCTTCTAGTTAGTTGTACAAAATGTCGTGCTACTGATTGGTTTAGGTCCcgaatactgtacataaaagtgGAATATAAACCTAGTAGGGCTCTGAGGTCTGCAGAGTCAATTAGTGGAGCGGCTGAAATGATTGAGgccttttaaagcattttaaaataacttttacaaaatatttttcttgcacTGTACATTCTTTTAGTAGTTTACTTTACTGTgctttaaaatgtctttagtAGTTTTGTTTGTATTCATGTGAAGTTACCTTgtttgaaatgtgctatatactgtaaataaagctgGCTTGTTTTATGTTCAAATGTCAGATTTACAACGAGTACAAATTTTACATgtcaattaaacttttttttctagggaGTCATTGCACTGATAAATCACATTAGATATTTTGAACGGAGCTTCGTTAGCCTTCGGGTGAATAGGACAGTCAAAATGTCAATACACAAATTTTGGatatgattgttttgttttagtgtcACAAATTTCAACACAGTCTTGTGACCGCTGTTGcggcacacaaacaaaacagcatTTAAACGATTTAATTTCAGCTACCACAAGTCATTTCCACTTATCTGGTGTGAGGAGGGTGATAATGGGTTGTCGATGCAATTATGAAGTAACTTTatcttgacttgacttgttttAAAGAATGGAATGTGCCAGCTCAATTTTTTCAGAAAGTGCTTTAACCTGTCCCGTAACTACACA encodes:
- the LOC144034166 gene encoding phosphatidylinositol 4,5-bisphosphate 5-phosphatase A-like; this translates as MEAAVNACPLKKKVNEFMRMCWCFSYYSRRCCSVHSLQGNKGGVSARMSVFGHPVCFLNCHLPAHMRNLEQRMEDFESILQQQQFEGGAATGVLDHDFFSVVFWFGDLNFRIEDYDIHVVKCAIDSNKFPLLWERDQLNMAKSTESILEGFLEGPLKFPPTYKFDVGTHTYDTSAKKRKPAWTDRILWRLRRTGSPVPTHNAALQRGLTSWLGGATKVTQHTYESHMGFTVSDHKPVSAMFSLHFPFRVDMPLVELQANKECFKVSDATVKFTFVSNYHRSSWDWVAIYKVGFRHHKDYQAYVWAKGEHSGQVSFSEEDFAREDCEYILGFYSHNMNSIVGLSTNIQIRFVTKLVMLFWMRT